ATGGCCGGCGCCCTGCAGGCGATCGGCCTGGCACTGATCGGGGTCTCGGGCGCCCTGCTCGTCGGGGCGCGCACCAATCCGTTCTCGCTGATCTTCACGGTCGGTGCGGTGTTCGCGTTCCTCGTCCTCGCGCAGTACGCCGCCTCCCGACCCGACGCGCTCGAGGGCATCGGGATCACGGCCGTCAAGGCGCTCAACTGGATCCGGAAGAAGCCCCCGCTGAACGGGGTGCGGCGATGGAAGCGGATCGTCGACCAGATCGGGGCGGTGCGAATGAACCGCACCGATGCCACCCGGTCGCTCGGCTGGTCTCTGTTGAACTGGATCACCGATGCCAGCTGCCTGGCTTTCGCGTGCTACGCGATCGGTGGGTTTCCTGCGCTCGCCGGCCTCGCCGTCGCGTATGCCGCGGGGAACACCGCACGCTCGGCCATTCCCCTGCTCCCGGCCGGTCTCGGCGTGATGGACGCGGTTCTGGTTCCGGCGTTGACCGCGGCGGGACTGACCGGCGCCCAGGCGGTCTCGGCGGTCGTCATCTACCGACTGGTCAGCTTCCTCCTCATGGCGGTGATCGGCTGGATCGTCTTCGCCGTCAGATTCCGCGGTTCCGAGGAGGAGGACCCGATGCGGGACGGCGACGGACCCGACATCGAGCCGCTGTGGGGAAAGTAGGGCTCTCGTCCCAGGCCCGAGATCAGCCCCCGAGTCGGCGGAACACCAGGCGCACCGCCGAGGCGAGGTGCTCCAGGACATCCTCCGCCGACATCCGCCCGGCCACCCACGACACGAGCGTCGACATCCAGACGTCGCCGATGACGCGCACCGCGTTGAGCTGCACCGGCGACAGCTCCGCGGCCCCGATCGCCTTTCCGAACATCTGGCCCATCAGCGCACCGATCGCATCCAGTTCGGCGGACGCCGACGCATCGGCGAACATGTAGGCACGCACCATCGCCTCGTACCTCGGATGATCGCGTTCGAGAACCGTCGTGTTCTTCTGCAGGATGAACAGGATCCGCTCCGACGGGGTGTCGCCCGGGATCTCGGCCTGCTCGAGCCTGGCCCGCATCCCCTCGAATGCGATGAGCATGCCCATCACCAGCAGGTGGTTCTTCGACGGGAAGTAGCGGTACACGGTGCCGAGGGCGACGCCGGCCCGGTCGGCCACCGCACGCATCTGCACGGCGTCGTAGCCGCCTTCACTCGCCAGCTCCATCGCGGAATCGACGATGCGTCGATAGCGCTCGCGCTGCGAGGGCTTGGCGTCGCGAGATGGTAGTTCACCGTCCCGGAGCAGTGACAACAGACCGTCGCGGCCGACTGCCGCCGGTGTTCCTTCGACACTCTCCATGGCCGCCCACTATACGGTCCGACTACCCCGGCACATCGGCGCCCGTTCGCTCCGTGGACGGTGTCGCCGTCTCCGGCGCGATCCCCTCGCCGATTCCGATCCGCCGGTGCAGGCGACGCAGCGGCGCGGGAGCCCACCAGTTCCAGGGCCCCGCCCAGGTCATCAGCGCCGGCACCAGGACGCCCCGCACCACGGTGGCGTCGACGAGCACCGCCAGGGCCATGCCGATTCCGAGCTGCTGGAGGAACGTGATGCCGCTCGTCGCGTACAGGGCGAAGGATGCCGCCAGGACGAGCGCGGCCGCACTCACCAGGGGCGCCGAACGGGACACTCCCCGGATGACGGACAGTGTCGTGTCCCCGGTGCGCTCGTACTCCTCCTTGATACGCGAGAGCAGGAACACCTCGTAGTCCATCGACAGGCCGTAGGCGATGCAGAACATCAGGATCGGAATACTCGACTCGATCGAGCCCGTCGGTGTGAAGCCCAACAACCAAGCCAGGTTGCCTTCCTGGAACCCCCACACCAGCACGCCGAACATCACCGACAGCGACAGCAGGTTGAGCACGGTCGCCTTCAGCGGCGCGACCACCGAGCCGGTCATGAGGAACAGGACGCCGAAGCTCACCACCGCGATCAGTGCCGCCGCCAGAGGCA
This genomic interval from Rhodococcus triatomae contains the following:
- a CDS encoding lysylphosphatidylglycerol synthase transmembrane domain-containing protein, producing the protein MTDSDPEHPADPEPPAPRRRWRRARIVLGVLLVVVLTVEVVLIWPELSDSVRTLGHISWPWMVAAVLASLASMWSFARVQRTLLGVGGVHIRQRDSLAVAFAANSMSVTLPGGPVLATTFTYRRTRIWGATPVVATWQLVMAGALQAIGLALIGVSGALLVGARTNPFSLIFTVGAVFAFLVLAQYAASRPDALEGIGITAVKALNWIRKKPPLNGVRRWKRIVDQIGAVRMNRTDATRSLGWSLLNWITDASCLAFACYAIGGFPALAGLAVAYAAGNTARSAIPLLPAGLGVMDAVLVPALTAAGLTGAQAVSAVVIYRLVSFLLMAVIGWIVFAVRFRGSEEEDPMRDGDGPDIEPLWGK
- a CDS encoding TetR family transcriptional regulator, with amino-acid sequence MESVEGTPAAVGRDGLLSLLRDGELPSRDAKPSQRERYRRIVDSAMELASEGGYDAVQMRAVADRAGVALGTVYRYFPSKNHLLVMGMLIAFEGMRARLEQAEIPGDTPSERILFILQKNTTVLERDHPRYEAMVRAYMFADASASAELDAIGALMGQMFGKAIGAAELSPVQLNAVRVIGDVWMSTLVSWVAGRMSAEDVLEHLASAVRLVFRRLGG